From Methanophagales archaeon, a single genomic window includes:
- a CDS encoding nitroreductase family protein has product MHMEVGHAAQNVYLEAVSLNLGTVVVGAFSDGRVKTIMNMPEEEQPLYIMPVGRV; this is encoded by the coding sequence GTGCACATGGAAGTCGGACATGCCGCTCAGAACGTTTATCTGGAAGCAGTATCCTTGAATTTAGGAACAGTAGTTGTAGGCGCTTTTTCTGACGGGAGAGTAAAAACGATAATGAATATGCCGGAAGAGGAGCAGCCACTGTATATAATGCCAGTGGGGAGGGTGTGA
- a CDS encoding nitroreductase family protein — protein sequence MLERRSIRQYKDDPLTLAEVSQLLWSAQGITGLWGERTAPSAGATYSLEVYIVVGNVMCITSPKKFININRTNTTNLRRLRKGIKGLSYVMLPSDNVVSEMVPLS from the coding sequence TTGCTTGAAAGAAGGTCTATCAGGCAGTATAAGGACGACCCGTTGACACTTGCTGAAGTTTCACAGCTTCTTTGGTCTGCTCAGGGGATTACTGGTCTTTGGGGAGAGAGAACAGCGCCATCCGCAGGTGCTACTTATTCTCTTGAAGTTTACATCGTTGTTGGAAATGTGATGTGTATAACCTCTCCGAAGAAATTTATAAATATAAACCGCACGAACACAACAAACTTGAGAAGGTTGCGGAAGGGGATAAAAGGGCTGAGCTATGTGATGCTGCCCTCGGACAACGTTGTGTCAGAGATGGTGCCATTGTCATAG
- a CDS encoding haloacid dehalogenase-like hydrolase — MIIFFDLEGPLSPQDNAYEVMKLIGDEGAHIFEAISNYDDILALEGREGYEPGDTLALIIPFLMLHGITEEDIKRVSERATLVRGAKYLFERLRAEGWDIYIISTSYEQHAYNIGRRLGLEPSRIICTALTLNQDWMSGKEKESLLSLTKRVEERIIELHSNSHSQINELRSVMDDFFFHQLPRSGFDVLRQVRVIGGERKAEAIRSIMKEKGKPLSDAIAVGDSITDYKMLKLIKEHGGLSVVFNGNEYAVPYATVGLASVDISFLLILCDAFVQGGKARVKEIVRTWEANRADFESNPDAVADDYIRDDIKDCIKIKSRKLPLPYLHDIEDADDSELEAIIRVHKRVRMEVRARAGRLG, encoded by the coding sequence ATGATAATCTTCTTCGATCTCGAGGGACCTCTATCACCGCAGGACAATGCATACGAGGTGATGAAGCTAATAGGAGATGAAGGTGCACATATCTTTGAAGCTATAAGCAACTATGATGACATATTGGCGCTGGAGGGGCGAGAAGGTTACGAGCCGGGTGATACTCTCGCATTGATCATCCCCTTCCTCATGCTTCATGGTATAACAGAAGAGGACATAAAACGAGTATCAGAACGTGCAACGCTTGTAAGAGGTGCGAAATATCTATTTGAGAGGTTACGTGCTGAGGGCTGGGATATATATATCATCTCAACAAGTTATGAGCAGCACGCATACAATATAGGTCGCAGGCTGGGGCTTGAACCCTCGAGGATTATATGTACAGCCTTAACCTTAAATCAGGATTGGATGTCCGGAAAGGAGAAGGAATCACTACTATCACTGACGAAGAGAGTAGAAGAGAGGATAATTGAGCTTCATTCTAATTCCCATTCGCAAATTAACGAGCTCAGGTCGGTAATGGATGATTTCTTCTTCCATCAGTTGCCACGTTCCGGGTTTGATGTATTACGGCAGGTGAGGGTGATAGGTGGAGAGCGGAAGGCGGAGGCGATAAGGAGCATCATGAAGGAGAAGGGGAAGCCACTCAGTGACGCTATTGCTGTTGGGGATAGTATCACCGATTATAAGATGCTAAAGTTGATAAAAGAGCACGGTGGCTTATCGGTTGTATTCAATGGCAATGAGTATGCAGTGCCGTATGCCACAGTGGGACTTGCATCTGTTGATATATCCTTCCTCCTTATCCTCTGCGATGCGTTCGTCCAGGGCGGTAAAGCGAGAGTAAAGGAGATAGTGAGGACGTGGGAAGCGAACAGGGCGGATTTCGAGAGCAATCCTGACGCAGTCGCAGACGATTACATCAGGGATGATATAAAAGACTGTATTAAGATTAAGAGCAGGAAACTACCACTTCCGTATTTACACGATATTGAAGATGCAGATGATAGCGAGTTGGAGGCGATAATAAGGGTACATAAACGCGTAAGGATGGAGGTAAGAGCCCGGGCAGGGAGATTGGGCTGA